One Pyxicephalus adspersus chromosome 3, UCB_Pads_2.0, whole genome shotgun sequence genomic window carries:
- the LOC140325749 gene encoding protein-glutamine gamma-glutamyltransferase E-like → MSSLQVINYDFQKTKNATAHRTIDYDTNDLVVRRGQPVFWVLTFNRSVQPGDDLKIIAETGPSPSVQKNTRAEMALSSSSSGTSWSAVRGPSSNNTMNITINIPVNAPIGKYKLSLQATSGGRSNVSSLGGFIVLFNPWASADEVYMSNEAERVEYVLNETGLYWFGNVNNYGSRRWDYAQFERDILNISMAVLDRSPEYRRDPATDVSRRNDPIYVGRILSAMVNSNDNDNGIVVGNWSGNYSGGVSPTTWNGSAAILRQWIRSGPVKYGQCWVYAGVLCTVLRCLGIPARLIINFQSAHDTDENLMIDEYYDEFGKSINESADSIWNFHAWDEAYFTRKDLVSFYDGWQILDATPQEPSQGIFRLGPTSLKAVKEGDVDKPYDTPFVFSEVNADQAYWVKYRDGTRRLLYSEPAGVGQLTSTKAIGSFQRRDVTDDYKYREGSDKEREIFSKATNIMKPPRTMSRLAGRESIMSRLADDESGSGFGAAAPPPEPEFSASFKKVDETQVGEDLKLSLTFKNTVEKAQKIKVNITANAIIYNNTPVKDIQTESQTVTLGPKEEKSIQLTITYSKYRLAITPDNMIKVAAVCVDEQGGSLLVQTVVTLKNPALLIRAIENARLDKTSQVDCIFTNPIQEDVPESILIVEGSGLMSGQLVVNVPHLKRNQRVTIEFDISPSKKGDRSILADFSSKKFPNVKGFQTIPVSS, encoded by the exons ATGTCAA GTCTACAGGTCATCAATTATGACTTTCAAAAAACCAAAAATGCAACAGCTCACAGGACCATAGACTATGACACTAATGATTTGGTGGTCAGACGGGGTCAGCCAGTTTTTTGGGTTCTTACATTTAACAGATCAGTACAACCTGGAGATGACCTCAAAATCATTGCTGAAAcag GCCCCTCTCCATCAGTTCAGAAAAACACAAGGGCAGAGATGGCATTGTCCAGCTCTAGCAGTGGAACATCCTGGAGTGCAGTACGTGGACCAAGCAGTAACAATACCATGAACATTACCATCAATATTCCTGTCAATGCCCCAATTGGCAAATATAAATTGAGTCTACAGGCAACCAGTGGAGGAAGGTCAAATGTCTCCAGTCTGGGAGGCTTCATTGTGCTTTTTAACCCATGGGCATCAG CTGATGAGGTGTACATGAGCAACGAAGCAGAGAGAGTAGAATATGTCCTGAATGAGACTGGACTCTACTGGTTTGGAAATGTGAACAATTATGGATCCAGAAGATGGGATTATGCACAG tTTGAAAGAGACATATTGAATATCTCCATGGCTGTGCTTGACCGTAGTCCAGAGTACAGGAGAGACCCAGCCACAGATGTTTCTCGCAGAAATGATCCAATTTACGTGGGAAGAATATTAAGTGCTATG GTGAACAGCAATGACAATGACAATGGAATTGTAGTTGGGAACTGGAGTGGAAACTATAGTGGTGGTGTGAGCCCCACAACATGGAATGGAAGTGCTGCTATTCTCCGCCAATGGATTCGGAGTGGACCAGTCAAATATGGGCAGTGCTGGGTGTATGCAGGAGTACTTTGTACAG TACTCAGATGTCTGGGCATACCAGCCCGTCTGATCATAAACTTCCAGTCTGCTCATGACACTGATGAAAATCTCATGATCGATGAATATTATGATGAATTTGGGAAAAGCATTAATGAATCTGCAGACAGCATTTG GAACTTCCATGCCTGGGATGAAGCCTATTTTACTAGAAAGGATCTTGTGTCATTTTATGATGGATGGCAGATACTAGATGCAACTCCACAGGAACCCAGCCAGG GTATATTCCGCTTGGGACCGACCTCACTGAAAGCTGTGAAGGAAGGTGATGTGGATAAACCCTACGATACACCATTTGTGTTTTCTGAAGTAAATGCTGACCAAGCATACTGGGTTAAATATAGAGATGGAACCAGAAGACTACTCTACTCTGAACCTGCAGGTGTTGGGCAGCTCACCAGTACCAAAGCAATTGGTTCTTTTCAACGTAGAGATGTAACCGATGACTACAAATACCGTGAAG GTTCTGATAAGGAAAGGGAGATCTTTTCAAAAGCAACCAATATAATGAAGCCACCCAGGACTATGTCTCGATTAGCTGGACGTGAATCTATTATGTCTCGATTAGCTGACGATGAATCTGGTTCAGGTTTTGGAGCTGCTGCACCCCCTCCAGAACCTGAGTTTTCTGCCAGTTTTAAAAAGGTGGACGAAACACAAGTTGGAGAAGATCTGAAGCTCAGCTTGACATTCAAAAACACAGTGGAAAAGGCCCAAAAAATTAAGGTCAACATAACAGCCAACgctataatatacaataatacacCAGTGAAAGATATACAAACTGAATCCCAAACTGTTACATTGGGACCTAAAGAAG AGAAAAGCATTCAGCTGACAATAACATACTCTAAGTACAGACTGGCCATAACTCCTGACAACATGATTAAAGTTGCAGCTGTGTGTGTGGATGAACAAGGAGGCTCTCTGCTGGTACAGACCGTGGTGACACTGAAGAACCCAGCACTGCTGATTAGG gCAATTGAGAATGCCAGATTAGACAAAACTTCACAAGTGGACTGTATATTTACTAATCCAATCCAGGAGGATGTACCTGAGAGTATATTGATTGTAGAGGGGAGTGGCCTTATGAGCGGCCAACTGGTTGTTAA TGTACCACATCTAAAACGCAATCAAAGGGTAACAATTGAGTTTGATATCAGCCCATCCAAGAAGGGTGACAGAAGTATCCTAGCAGATTTTTCTTCTAAGAAGTTTCCAAATGTCAAGGGATTCCAAACAATCCCAGTGTCTTCATAA